In Tenacibaculum pacificus, a single window of DNA contains:
- the gldC gene encoding gliding motility protein GldC — protein sequence MAIEHTSKVTFTIGLDENKIPEEISWNAEDGGIDNESSKAIMLSVWDHKKKDTLRMDLWTKDMPVDEMKQFYHQTLVSMAGSFERATNDDKMGATMRDFCDYFAEKLELKK from the coding sequence ATGGCGATAGAGCACACATCTAAAGTAACATTTACAATAGGATTAGACGAAAACAAAATCCCTGAAGAAATTTCATGGAATGCAGAAGATGGTGGAATTGATAATGAATCTTCTAAGGCGATTATGTTATCGGTTTGGGATCATAAGAAAAAAGATACTTTACGTATGGATTTATGGACCAAGGATATGCCTGTTGATGAAATGAAGCAATTTTATCATCAAACATTAGTATCAATGGCTGGTTCATTTGAAAGAGCAACTAATGATGATAAAATGGGTGCTACTATGAGAGATTTTTGTGATTATTTTGCAGAAAAATTAGAATTGAAAAAATAG
- a CDS encoding deoxynucleoside kinase, giving the protein MCVSSFDRNCKKHNTSKGKKPLHNCLDNCQDDSEITIIDEQLTKPITINQKYNYIAIEGNIGAGKTSLANLIANNFNTKPVLEHFADNPFLSKFYEDNERYAFPLEMSFLADRYQQLTDDLAKYNTKNGVISDYYIFKSLIFAQVTLQNDEYLLYQKMFNLIYQKIQKPDLYVYLYQNTERLLENIKKRDRKYEQNIEADYLQKIQDSYNDFIKKTPKLNILVIDVSNLDFVNNSEDYQFIINKIYNHTT; this is encoded by the coding sequence ATTTGTGTTAGTTCCTTTGATAGAAATTGCAAAAAACACAATACATCCAAAGGAAAAAAACCTTTACATAATTGCCTAGATAATTGCCAAGATGATTCTGAAATAACAATTATTGATGAGCAATTAACAAAACCAATTACTATTAACCAAAAATATAATTACATTGCTATAGAAGGAAATATTGGCGCAGGAAAAACATCTTTAGCTAATTTAATAGCTAACAATTTTAATACAAAACCTGTTTTAGAACATTTTGCTGATAATCCTTTTTTATCAAAATTTTATGAGGATAATGAGCGTTATGCTTTTCCTTTAGAAATGAGTTTTCTTGCTGATAGATATCAACAATTAACAGATGATTTAGCTAAATATAATACAAAAAATGGTGTTATTTCTGATTATTATATATTTAAATCATTAATTTTTGCACAAGTTACATTACAAAATGATGAATATCTCTTGTATCAAAAAATGTTTAATTTAATATATCAGAAAATTCAAAAACCTGATTTATATGTGTATCTATATCAAAATACCGAACGATTATTAGAAAATATTAAAAAACGAGATAGAAAATACGAACAAAATATTGAAGCTGATTATCTTCAAAAAATACAAGATAGTTATAATGATTTCATAAAAAAAACACCAAAACTAAATATTTTAGTTATTGATGTTTCTAATTTAGATTTTGTAAATAATTCAGAAGATTATCAATTTATCATCAATAAAATATATAATCATACAACATAA
- the folK gene encoding 2-amino-4-hydroxy-6-hydroxymethyldihydropteridine diphosphokinase, with translation MKTQQTTYLSIGTNKGNRLENLQNAIDLIASKIGVVQQIASVYETPSLGFDGADFYNTCIKVSTYLSPQNLIKKALAIESELGRLKKNTSGYVDRIIDIDILLLDDKIILSEDLIIPHPRMLARKFVLVPLIEIAKNTIHPKEKNLYIIA, from the coding sequence ATGAAAACACAACAAACTACATATTTATCAATAGGAACAAATAAAGGTAATCGATTAGAAAACCTTCAAAATGCAATCGATTTAATTGCTAGTAAAATTGGTGTTGTACAACAAATTGCTTCCGTATATGAAACGCCTTCTTTAGGTTTTGATGGTGCTGATTTTTACAATACATGTATTAAAGTTTCTACTTATTTATCTCCTCAAAATCTTATTAAAAAAGCACTTGCTATAGAATCTGAATTAGGAAGATTAAAAAAGAATACAAGCGGATACGTAGACAGAATTATTGATATAGATATTCTTTTATTAGATGATAAAATTATTTTATCAGAAGATCTTATTATTCCACATCCAAGAATGTTAGCTCGTAAATTTGTGTTAGTTCCTTTGATAGAAATTGCAAAAAACACAATACATCCAAAGGAAAAAAACCTTTACATAATTGCCTAG
- a CDS encoding polyribonucleotide nucleotidyltransferase translates to MIPKVFREVIDLGDGRTISLETGKLAKQAHGSVVVQMGKAMLLCTVVSSYKAGTVDFLPLTVDYREKFAAAGRYPGGFFKREARPSDGEVLTMRLVDRVLRPLFPKDYHSEVQVMIQLMSHDEDVMPDALAGLAASAAIQLSDFPFECPISEARVARVNGEFVINPNRAQLAESDIDMMIGASADSVMMVEGEMDEISEEEMAEAIKFARESIKIQCAAQVRLAEAFGKKETRVYEGEREDEALAEKINELAYDKCYAIAKKGTSKVERTTAFAEVKEEVKASFTEEELADYGDLVGKYFNKSQKSAVRELTLAEGLRLDGRKTDEIRPIWCEVDYLPSTHGSSIFTRGETQALATVTLGTSRDANKIDMPSYEGEENFYLHYNFPPFCTGEARPLRGTSRREVGHGNLAQRGLKGMIPADCPYTVRVVSEVLESNGSSSMATVCAGTMALMDAGVKMTRPVSGIAMGLISDGDRYAVLSDILGDEDHLGDMDFKVTGTSEGITACQMDIKVKGLGYEILVNALKQARAGRLHILGKLTETISQSNEEVKEHAPKMINRRIPNDMIGAFIGPGGKHIQELQKETGTTIVITEDAVTEEGIIEILGTDPAGIEKVTTRIESMLFKPQVGSAYEVKVIKMLDFGAVVEYAEAPGNEVLLHVSELAWERTENVSDVVKMGDVFDVKYFGLDPRTRKEKVSRKALLPKPEGFVARPPRENKPRDNRSRDDRKPRAPREPREVKEVKKED, encoded by the coding sequence ATGATTCCAAAAGTATTTAGAGAGGTCATTGACCTAGGAGATGGAAGAACCATTTCATTAGAAACGGGTAAATTAGCAAAACAAGCCCATGGTTCAGTTGTTGTTCAAATGGGAAAAGCAATGTTGTTATGTACTGTTGTATCTAGCTACAAAGCAGGAACAGTTGATTTTTTACCTTTAACGGTAGATTATAGAGAAAAATTTGCTGCCGCAGGTCGTTACCCTGGTGGTTTCTTTAAAAGAGAAGCAAGACCAAGTGATGGTGAAGTATTAACAATGCGTTTAGTAGACCGTGTTTTACGTCCATTATTTCCAAAAGATTATCATTCTGAAGTACAGGTAATGATTCAATTAATGTCTCATGATGAGGATGTTATGCCAGATGCATTAGCAGGTTTAGCAGCTTCTGCAGCTATTCAATTATCTGATTTTCCTTTCGAATGTCCTATTTCTGAAGCACGTGTTGCTAGAGTAAATGGTGAATTTGTAATCAACCCAAACAGAGCACAATTAGCAGAATCTGACATCGATATGATGATTGGAGCTTCAGCTGATTCAGTAATGATGGTTGAAGGTGAAATGGATGAAATTTCTGAAGAAGAAATGGCTGAAGCAATTAAATTTGCTCGTGAATCTATTAAAATACAATGTGCTGCTCAAGTTCGTTTAGCTGAAGCTTTCGGTAAGAAAGAAACAAGAGTTTACGAAGGAGAAAGAGAAGACGAAGCATTAGCTGAAAAAATAAATGAACTTGCTTACGATAAGTGTTATGCTATCGCTAAAAAAGGAACATCAAAAGTAGAACGTACAACAGCTTTTGCTGAAGTAAAAGAAGAAGTAAAAGCTTCATTTACTGAAGAAGAATTAGCTGATTATGGTGATTTAGTTGGAAAATATTTCAATAAATCTCAAAAAAGTGCTGTTAGAGAATTAACTTTAGCTGAAGGTTTACGTTTAGATGGTCGTAAGACTGACGAAATTAGACCAATTTGGTGTGAAGTAGATTATTTACCATCAACACATGGTTCATCAATATTTACTCGTGGAGAAACTCAAGCATTAGCTACAGTTACTTTAGGAACATCTAGAGATGCTAACAAAATAGATATGCCATCTTACGAAGGTGAAGAGAATTTCTATTTACATTATAACTTCCCTCCTTTTTGTACAGGTGAAGCAAGACCATTAAGAGGAACTTCTCGTAGAGAGGTTGGTCATGGTAACTTGGCTCAACGTGGTTTAAAAGGAATGATTCCTGCTGATTGCCCTTATACAGTAAGAGTTGTATCTGAAGTATTAGAATCTAACGGTTCTTCTTCTATGGCAACTGTTTGTGCTGGTACAATGGCTTTAATGGATGCAGGTGTTAAAATGACAAGACCAGTTTCTGGTATTGCTATGGGATTAATTTCTGACGGAGATCGTTACGCAGTTTTATCTGATATTTTAGGTGATGAAGATCATTTAGGTGATATGGACTTTAAAGTAACTGGTACTTCTGAAGGAATTACTGCTTGTCAGATGGATATTAAAGTTAAAGGGTTAGGATACGAAATTTTAGTAAATGCTCTAAAACAAGCTCGTGCAGGTCGTTTACATATCTTAGGAAAATTAACTGAAACTATTTCTCAATCTAACGAAGAAGTTAAAGAACACGCTCCTAAAATGATTAACCGTCGTATCCCTAATGATATGATTGGTGCATTTATTGGACCAGGTGGTAAACATATTCAAGAATTACAGAAAGAAACAGGAACTACTATTGTAATTACTGAAGATGCTGTGACTGAAGAAGGAATTATCGAAATTTTAGGAACTGATCCAGCAGGAATTGAAAAAGTAACTACTCGTATTGAGTCTATGCTTTTCAAACCTCAAGTTGGTAGTGCTTACGAAGTTAAAGTAATTAAAATGTTAGATTTTGGTGCTGTTGTAGAATATGCAGAAGCTCCAGGAAACGAAGTTTTATTACATGTTAGTGAATTAGCATGGGAACGTACAGAAAATGTTTCTGACGTAGTTAAAATGGGTGATGTATTTGATGTAAAATATTTCGGACTTGACCCAAGAACTCGTAAAGAAAAAGTTTCTCGTAAAGCATTGTTACCAAAACCAGAAGGTTTTGTAGCAAGACCACCAAGAGAAAATAAGCCTAGAGATAACAGAAGTCGTGATGACAGAAAACCTAGAGCTCCAAGAGAACCTAGAGAAGTAAAAGAGGTTAAAAAAGAAGATTAA
- the rpsO gene encoding 30S ribosomal protein S15, giving the protein MYLTKEVKEGLFEKHCKSKTDTGTSEGQIALFTFRINHLTEHLKRNRKDFNTERSLVKMVGKRRSLLDYLKKTEINRYRAIIVELGIRK; this is encoded by the coding sequence ATGTATTTAACTAAAGAAGTAAAAGAAGGATTATTCGAAAAACACTGTAAAAGCAAAACTGATACAGGAACTTCGGAAGGACAAATTGCATTGTTCACTTTTAGAATTAACCACTTAACTGAACACTTAAAAAGAAATCGTAAAGATTTTAATACTGAGCGTTCATTAGTGAAAATGGTAGGAAAACGTAGAAGCTTACTTGATTACTTAAAGAAAACTGAAATCAACAGATATCGTGCGATTATCGTAGAATTAGGAATTAGAAAATAA
- the accD gene encoding acetyl-CoA carboxylase, carboxyltransferase subunit beta — protein MAWFKRKDKGIQTPTEEKKDTPKGLWYKTPSGKVIDTEELKKNLYVSPEDGYHVRIGSNEYFELFFDDNNFEELNSDLTSKDPLKFEDTKKYPDRLKAAQKKTGLKDAVRTAVGKSNNKDIVIAAMDFAFIGGSMGSVVGEKIARAIDYAIENKLPFLMVSKSGGARMMEASLSLMQLVKTSAKLAQLADSKLPYISLCTDPTTGGTTASFAMLGDINIAEPNALIAFAGPRVVKDTTGKELPEGFQRSEFVLEHGFLDAIYERKQLKKQVNLYIDLIQNQPIRA, from the coding sequence ATGGCTTGGTTTAAACGTAAAGACAAAGGAATTCAAACTCCTACAGAAGAAAAAAAAGATACTCCTAAAGGCTTGTGGTACAAAACACCAAGCGGTAAGGTTATTGATACAGAAGAATTAAAGAAAAACTTATATGTAAGTCCTGAAGATGGATATCATGTTCGTATTGGAAGTAATGAATATTTTGAGCTTTTTTTTGATGACAATAATTTTGAAGAATTAAATTCAGATTTAACATCTAAAGATCCTTTAAAATTTGAAGACACCAAAAAATATCCAGATCGTTTAAAAGCGGCACAAAAGAAAACTGGATTAAAAGATGCTGTTCGTACAGCAGTAGGTAAATCAAATAATAAAGACATAGTAATTGCTGCTATGGATTTTGCTTTTATTGGAGGATCAATGGGTTCTGTGGTAGGAGAAAAAATAGCAAGAGCTATTGATTATGCTATCGAAAATAAACTTCCATTCTTAATGGTTTCAAAATCTGGAGGAGCACGTATGATGGAAGCTTCTTTATCATTAATGCAATTAGTAAAGACTTCTGCGAAGTTAGCCCAATTGGCAGACTCAAAACTTCCGTATATATCATTATGTACTGATCCTACTACAGGAGGAACAACGGCTTCATTTGCAATGTTAGGTGATATTAATATCGCCGAACCAAATGCTTTGATTGCTTTTGCAGGACCTCGTGTTGTAAAAGATACTACAGGTAAAGAATTACCTGAAGGTTTTCAACGTTCTGAATTTGTATTAGAACATGGTTTCTTAGATGCAATTTACGAGCGTAAGCAATTAAAAAAACAAGTTAACTTATATATCGATTTGATACAGAATCAACCTATAAGAGCCTAA
- the fbaA gene encoding class II fructose-bisphosphate aldolase, which yields MAHTIKAGVATGKEVQAIFQLAKDKKFALPAVNVVGSNTVNTVLETAKELNAPVIIQFSNGGAQFNAGKGLSNEDEKAAILGAVAGAKHVHLLAEAYGIPVILHTDHAAKKLLPWIDGLLDASEQFYKETGKSLYSSHMIDLSEEPIEENIEICKAYLARMSKIGMTLEIELGITGGEEDGVDNSDVDVSKLYTQPEEVAYAYEELMKVSDQFTIAAAFGNVHGVYKPGNVKLTPKILKNSQEYISKKYAVADNTIDFVFNGGSGSTLEEIREAIGYGVIKMNIDTDLQYAFTEGARDYILDKKDYIASQIGNPDDSEQPNKKHYDPRKWLREGELTFKTRLKKAFEDLNNVNTL from the coding sequence ATGGCTCATACGATTAAAGCTGGAGTTGCTACCGGAAAAGAAGTTCAAGCAATATTTCAATTAGCAAAAGATAAAAAATTTGCATTACCTGCTGTAAACGTTGTAGGTTCTAACACTGTTAATACCGTTTTAGAAACTGCAAAAGAATTAAATGCACCTGTAATTATTCAGTTTTCTAATGGTGGTGCTCAATTTAATGCTGGTAAAGGCTTATCGAATGAAGATGAAAAAGCAGCAATTTTAGGTGCTGTAGCTGGAGCAAAACATGTTCACTTATTAGCAGAAGCTTACGGAATTCCTGTAATTTTACATACCGATCATGCTGCTAAAAAATTATTACCTTGGATTGATGGTTTACTAGATGCTAGTGAACAATTTTATAAAGAAACAGGAAAATCATTATATAGTTCTCATATGATTGATTTATCCGAAGAACCTATTGAAGAAAATATTGAAATTTGTAAAGCATACCTTGCTCGTATGAGTAAAATAGGAATGACTTTAGAAATTGAATTAGGTATTACTGGTGGTGAAGAAGATGGTGTTGACAATTCTGATGTTGATGTTTCTAAACTTTATACACAACCTGAAGAAGTTGCTTACGCATACGAAGAATTAATGAAAGTTAGCGATCAATTTACTATTGCTGCTGCTTTTGGTAACGTTCACGGAGTTTACAAACCTGGTAATGTAAAATTAACTCCAAAAATTTTAAAGAACTCTCAAGAATATATTTCTAAAAAATATGCTGTTGCTGATAATACTATCGATTTTGTTTTTAATGGAGGATCAGGTTCTACTTTAGAAGAAATTAGAGAAGCTATCGGTTATGGAGTTATCAAAATGAATATTGATACTGATTTACAATATGCTTTTACAGAAGGAGCTCGTGATTATATTTTAGATAAAAAAGATTATATAGCAAGTCAAATTGGTAATCCTGACGATTCAGAACAACCTAATAAAAAACATTACGACCCACGTAAATGGTTACGTGAGGGTGAATTAACATTCAAAACTCGTTTAAAAAAGGCTTTTGAAGATTTAAATAATGTAAACACATTATAA